The Deinococcus sedimenti genome includes the window TCGCCGGTCGCCACCGGGCGCGCGTCGTCGCTGATCCAGTCGCTCCATGACCCGGCGTACAGGCGATTGTCCGGACCCAGGGGCACGCCTGCCAGTTCGCGGGCCAGCAGGTTCGGCGTGGCACTGACCCCGCTGCCGCAGTACGTGACCGTCGGTGCGTTTCCAGCGTCCAGCCGCGCCGCCTGCGCGCCCGCGTCCCGCCAGTGGCCCGATCCGTCCAGCGCGCCTGTCCAGTCGCGGTTCACGGCGCCCGGGATGTGCCCGGCCTTCCGGTCGATGGGTTCCACCTCGCCCCGGTAGCGTCCCGGCGCGCGCGAATCGATCAGGAGGGTCCCCGCCCCGCGCGCCTGCACGTTCTCGGCGGTCGCCACGAGGTCCGCCTGCACGTCCGGCACGAACGTGACCGGGGTGGGGGAGGGGTCCTCCGTGCTGACCTCGCCGCCCGCCGCGACCCAGGCGGGCCAGCCGCCGTCCAGTACCGCCACCCGCGCGTGCCCCAGCCAGCGCAGGAGCCACCATGCCCGCGCCGCGTAGAAGCCCTGCCCGGTACCGGGGTCGTCGTAACACACGACCAGACTGTCGTTCCCGACGCCCACGCTCCCTAGCCACGCGGCCAGCGCCGACGGGTCCGGCAGCGGGTGACGCCCCCCGGACCCGTCCGGTTGTACCGGGCCGCTCAGGTCCGTCTCCAGATCGGCGTACGCGGCCCCCGGCACGTGCCCGCCCAGGTACGCGATCCGCCCGGTCAGCGGGTCGCTCAGGGCGTAGCGCGCGTCCAGCACCCGCACGCGCGGGTCATGCAGGTGCGCGCGCAGCCAGGACACGGAAACCAGCGGGGTGGGCAGCGTCAGATCGGCCATGCCCGCAGGCTACACCCGCCGCTCAGGCGGTCACTCGCTGCCACGCGCGGCGGAACACGTTCAGCGTGCCCCCGTCAAACAGCACCACCCGCACGTGCAGGTCCGGGTGATCCGCCAGGAACGCGGTGATCGTCCGCAGGGTCACCTCCGCCGCCTGTGGCAGCGGGTAGCCGTACACCCCGGTGCTGATCGCCGGGAACGCCACGCTGCGGCACCCGGCCTGCACCGCCAGGTCCAGGCTGCGGCGGTACGCCCCGGCCAGCAGCTCCGGCTCGCCCTGGGTGCCGCCGCGCCAGATCGGCCCGACCGCGTGGATCACGTGCCGCACGCCCCGCGCCGACAGGCCGAACGCCGGGGTGATCACCGCCGTGCCCGTGGGCGTCCCGCCGATGGCGCGGATGGCGCGCAGCAGCTCCGGCCCGGCCGCGCGGTGGATGACGCCGTCCACGCCACCCCCGCCCGCCAGCTCCCTGTTGGCCGCCGTGACGATCGCGCACACGTCCTGCGCGGCGATGTCCCCCTGCACGAGTTCCAGCGGCACGGGTCTTTCCTTACTCGCCGTTCACGCGGGCCAGGTGCGCGTCCGTGAACGTGTAGCTGCGCAGGTGATCGGCCCGCACCC containing:
- a CDS encoding macro domain-containing protein; the encoded protein is MPLELVQGDIAAQDVCAIVTAANRELAGGGGVDGVIHRAAGPELLRAIRAIGGTPTGTAVITPAFGLSARGVRHVIHAVGPIWRGGTQGEPELLAGAYRRSLDLAVQAGCRSVAFPAISTGVYGYPLPQAAEVTLRTITAFLADHPDLHVRVVLFDGGTLNVFRRAWQRVTA
- a CDS encoding sulfurtransferase codes for the protein MADLTLPTPLVSVSWLRAHLHDPRVRVLDARYALSDPLTGRIAYLGGHVPGAAYADLETDLSGPVQPDGSGGRHPLPDPSALAAWLGSVGVGNDSLVVCYDDPGTGQGFYAARAWWLLRWLGHARVAVLDGGWPAWVAAGGEVSTEDPSPTPVTFVPDVQADLVATAENVQARGAGTLLIDSRAPGRYRGEVEPIDRKAGHIPGAVNRDWTGALDGSGHWRDAGAQAARLDAGNAPTVTYCGSGVSATPNLLARELAGVPLGPDNRLYAGSWSDWISDDARPVATGEE